In Oryza brachyantha chromosome 1, ObraRS2, whole genome shotgun sequence, the following are encoded in one genomic region:
- the LOC102707069 gene encoding uncharacterized protein LOC102707069, translated as MGERDELPQLPLALHPPHLIPPAPTADPNALSFLPDLGGFPWVAYAAGSFLVVSHLPSPPHEGRTAATTTTSDAGVDAPFFRQAIDLRAPVSAVAWCPRGGGELAAAAGSSVSVFQPVPYSSPGSFGWLLRWAITETFAITTVAWTGSGDGILLVGEGVAMWARTESSWQLTWRWSPQAAQSLASATHFLQGPVATAAAAPSADVDGSLPPVLVFMNDAKVGLEKAELVHPKPVSMIQWRPRSMCVSDQSEVRREILMTCCSDGTLRLWSEDELPKSKKQQRILQRSFSVIAVIEMSNTLNGVLGVDINVRWAVETGGVVSRDEQGNFTLFSGDPGENQVGKCEWLVSAGPGAFVNFWAVHCIDDVSPPRYPRITLWKQVKLQSWMQSASGQQKSIDDSFFVEAVISRRFSSGPPTTCSLLHLLHDNSFSWSCLSSNLSLNSESDVSSDSTKSMSCYASQTINQYGHNGSIKQVSIHPYSCEIELAVSMDSNRTLHFWSFSTLSTLVSTLHAPTYPLWNLLCKFDLGDIYADVEYSCLCWAPSVIHENRFLILGSEKGADCFVVSIQKGDVFSCQKMFTIPFFEGSNAEGPPDSIHTIPLASNCDGPFISNSFVVVCLWRTNFQALSWKVVLHLENQSKHGMCFCGFSASSLSTIDQEIHGNYLNGGMFSAVIYEGSSVFPTCLDGEYPTCISVTPLNNTVLPLQQHGPSITAPCYHIATGYSDGRVKLWKMSCAGNPLQSEKQSQSWQLVGTFSAYRGPISAVSLSSCGRVATVGRYVQKNATYIHIWKAVKLIGDGSFLLEDVRMLQGPVVGLDWLSLGDGRFLLAVYLLNELHIYSHKHPSFQNMLHTVNSKEKHLWSCIALSHSQHDIASFLWGPKATGVLVHKNHLALFSSWLVSGGNESNTQICDCPTADIHELPRTKHFNENVYGRFSSSENYSNTKIVENNNILLLHKHTSHCSSGLWNLLDIAAKMSGPLASYHPRALVQSLYSGQWKRANAVLQHLVQSMKAKEITNIMLECSLCSKPCRNIPEYPLSENFTDIASNDMSNRQLLWGDNKHSTAFSLLSPSNSYPQMEVGLSINNTTGTSQSSELNKLLATNVSLSAISDMERIQILAIYDLLGKITDQSHASPYKSLDEAGRRFWVDVQFQRMYALRGSGDPSSAEAFHVDSTSIAWALQSECQDDLLNSVLPAEPTWAEMRNLGVGLWYTNVSQLRTKMEKLARLQYLKSKDPKDCSLLYIALNRTKVLVGLFKISRDEKDKRLYEFLSRNFQEEKHKAAALKNAYVLMGRHQWDLAIAFFLLGGDTSSAISVCAKNLQDEQLALVICRLIEGSGGPLERNLISNVLLPEAVEKGDHWLSSLLEWMLGNYSQSVNELLDCHPKSLLEESSIPGYQNVFADPGVGQYCAILATKNSFRNCVGEAQSANLSKLSLAVASCALYRCGLPLEALEYLSCNLGLEGKDNTSVDSGDKEILYGILNPFHASSNWISATVVSDVESNLKITMASKYLSRMVRNHSLCSYCSLPLTKDKALKEFDSNHVNDLSRDVKAALHVFDKKFSLNVADIAEKILAFSCNNGIFFLAYMLLSSSISPDSGTDSRGLGDCAFHPINYMFMVSSKESCKFLARYVVSCCFMCSTLNMDYTNSTPCTTKEGKYIMASLSHFLSTSRLLLKHDNSKTFVLDCTSAMLTVMDLLEYNIEFSFSWLCLDLKASLTMIKPVIGASVSRESFQVLLDQLMQAVRDRIHGVSTNTDLSTTNSLFCNIKQEKSENSTLPTDEKWHLIGISLWTRLSSFMKQFLTEFIERVELETSASDVEFKGLISSVAAKFVMGSLHFVSSSLVKLHASFFREKLFKKLNSSVLFWLEDKLSQPRSNNNSHDQFSSIVQLASNENIEVLFDTLWEISANPVDICTTFMDEGVNCFSLNSTSLTRSWKAMTGATLDECENKLAQRSGQENRDSVRYNNNEKAQRSISNTSCGVEVTLESKPLTADFERPRELVRRNGELVEAICLNSINKQQGAIATNRKGLVFFNWNDKQHNKKLTEYMWAGSDWPLDGCAGCESTPTSTSVSPSVGLGRRKGSHLSSGGPTIGLGSLAKPARDLTGGGAFGIPGYAGIGASGFGWGEPDEFEDFVDPPATLENIHSRALSCHPSLPLLLVGSSNTHVYLWEFGKDSAMATYGVLPAANIPPPYALASISAVQFDYYGQRFATAALDGTVCTWQVEVGGRSNVHPTESSLCFNNHASDVAYVAASGSVLAAAGCSSNGANVVIWDTLAPPSTCQTSIMCHEGGVRSLSVFDSNIGCGSISPLIVTGGKSGDVALHDLRFISTGKTKHHRSSNKHDVKASSTLMHDTKSETSNSGSDSGMMWHIPKAHSGSVSSVSTIPNTSLFLTGSKDGDVKLWDAKNSQLVFHWQKLHERHTFFQPTSRGFGGVVRAAVTDIQVLSNGFVSCGGDGSVKLVQVKK; from the exons ATGGGGGAGCGGGACGAGCTGCCGCAGCTGCCGCTCGCCCTCCACCCGCCGCATCTGATCCCGCCGGCGCCCACCGCCGACCCCAAcgccctctccttcctccccgaCCTCGGGGGGTTCCCCTGGGTCGCCTACGCCGCCGGCTCCTTCCTAGTCGTCTCCCACCTCCCTTCCCCGCCCCATGAAGGTAgaaccgccgccaccaccaccaccagcgacgccggcgtcgatgCCCCGTTCTTCCGCCAGGCCATCGACCTCCGTGCCCCCGTGTCGGCTGTCGCCTGGTGCCCCCGTGGCGGgggcgagctcgccgccgccgccgggagctCCGTGTCCGTGTTCCAGCCGGTGCCGTACTCCTCCCCAG GATCATTTGGTTGGCTTCTGAGGTGGGCTATCACCGAGACTTTCGCCATCACCACCGTGGCCTGGACgggctccggcgacggcattCTATTGGTCGGCGAGGGTGTTGCGATGTGGGCTAGGACAGAGTCGTCCTGGCAGCTCACTTGGAGATGGTCGCCCCAGGCGGCTCAGTCCCTTGCCTCTGCTACACACTTCCTCCAGGGTCCTGTTGCCACAGCGGCAGCTGCTCCTTCTGCCGATGTTGACGGCAGTCTGCCTCCTGTTCTGGTGTTCATGAATGATGCCAAAGTGGGTTTGGAGAAAGCCGAGCTTGTGCATCCTAAGCCAGTATCCATGATCCAGTGGAGACCTAGGTCGATGTGTGTCAGCGATCAATCTGAAGTCAGGAGAGAGATACTCATGACATGCTGCTCGGATGGTACTCTGCGATTGTGGAGTGAGGACGAGTTACCCAAGTCAAAGAAGCAGCAGCGTATTTTGCAACGATCTTTCAGTGTCATTGCGGTAATTGAGATGAGCAACACTCTGAATGGAGTGTTGGGAGTTGATATAAATGTGAGATGGGCAGTTGAAACTGGTGGTGTTGTATCAAGAGATGAACAAGGCAATTTCACATTGTTTTCTGGTGATCCTGGGGAGAACCAGGTAGGCAAATGTGAGTGGTTGGTAAGTGCTGGTCCTGGGGCTTTTGTAAACTTTTGGGCTGTACATTGTATTGATGATGTATCTCCACCAAGGTATCCACGGATTACTCTATGGAAACAAGTCAAACTGCAGAGTTGGATGCAGTCAGCTTCAGGGCAACAAAAATCCATAGATGACTCATTTTTTGTTGAGGCTGTTATATCAAGAAGGTTTTCTTCTGGCCCACCTACAACATGCTCTTTGCTTCATTTGCTGCATGATAACTCATTCAGTTGGTCTTGCTTGTCCTCCAATTTATCATTGAATTCTGAGAGCGATGTTTCAAGTGATTCTACTAAGAGTATGTCATGCTATGCCTCCCAAACTATCAATCAATATGGACATAATGGTAGCATCAAACAAGTGTCTATCCATCCATACAGCTGTGAAATAGAGCTAGCTGTTTCCATGGATTCTAACAGAACTCTACATTTCTGgtctttttcaactttatcAACTCTCGTATCAACTTTGCATGCACCTACTTATCCATTATGGAATCTTTTATGCAAATTTGATCTGGGTGACATTTATGCAGATGTGGAATACTCATGTCTGTGTTGGGCTCCCTCCGTTATTCATGAAAATAGGTTTCTTATCCTTGGAAGTGAAAAAGGAGCCGATTGTTTTGTAGTCAGTATTCAGAAAGGAGATGTTTTTTCATGTCAGAAAATGTTCACAATTCCTTTCTTTGAAGGTAGTAATGCGGAAGGCCCACCTGACAGCATTCATACCATACCTTTAGCTTCTAATTGCGACGGGCCTTTCATTAGCAACAGCTTTGTAGTAGTATGTCTATGGAGGACAAACTTTCAAGCATTATCCTGGAAAGTAGTTCTTCATCTAGAAAATCAAAGCAAACATGGGATGTGTTTTTGTGGTTTTTCTGCTAGCTCTCTTTCTACTATAGATCAAGAGATACATGGGAATTACCTTAATGGTGGTATGTTTTCAGCAGTTATTTATGAAGGTTCTTCAGTCTTCCCTACATGCCTGGATGGGGAATATCCTACCTGTATTTCTGTAACGCCACTGAACAATACTGTATTACCTCTACAGCAGCATGGCCCTTCCATAACTGCTCCATGTTATCACATTGCTACTGGCTATTCTGATGGCAGGGTGAAACTATGGAAGATGTCTTGTGCAGGTAACCCGTTGCAGAGTGAGAAACAGAGCCAAAGCTGGCAACTAGTAGGCACATTTAGTGCTTATCGAGGACCAATTAGTGCAGTTTCACTGTCCAGTTGTGGTAGAGTTGCTACTGTTGGTAGATATGTTCAGAAGAATGCCACCTACATTCATATCTGGAAAGCAGTAAAGCTCATAGGAGACGGGAGTTTTCTCCTGGAGGATGTGCGAATGCTTCAAGGCCCTGTTGTTGGTTTAGACTGGCTATCTTTAGGCGATGGGAGATTTTTACTTGCAGTTTACCTTCTCAACGAGTTGCACATATACTCTCATAAGCACCCTTCCTTTCAGAATATGCTACACACTGTGAATTCAAAAGAGAAACATCTTTGGAGTTGTATTGCACTATCCCATTCTCAGCATGACATTGCTAGCTTCCTTTGGGGCCCAAAGGCGACTGGTGTGCTTGTTCATAAGAATCATCTTGCTCTCTTCAGTTCATGGTTGGTAAGCGGAGGCAATGAATCCAATACCCAGATATGTGATTGTCCTACTGCAGACATACATGAATTGCCACGTACTAAGCATTTTAATGAAAATGTCTATGGTAGATTCAgttcatcagaaaattacAGCAACACAAAGATTGTTGAAAACAATAACATCTTGTTACTACACAAACACACTTCTCATTGTTCTAGTGGTCTGTGGAACTTGTTGGATATAGCCGCCAAAATGAGTGGACCTCTGGCATCATATCACCCAAGAGCACTTGTTCAGTCTCTTTATTCAG GTCAATGGAAACGTGCAAACGCTGTTCTGCAGCATCTTGTTCAATCCATGAAAGCAAAAGAGATAACAAATATCATGTTGGAGTGCAGTTTGTGTAGCAAACCATGCCGTAATATTCCTGAATACCCTTTGTCTGAAAACTTTACTGATATCGCATCTAATGACATGTCTAATAGACAGTTACTTTGGGGTGACAATAAGCATAGCACAGCTTTTAGTTTGCTATCACCATCGAATTCATATCCTCAGATGGAGGTTGGCTTAAGTATCAACAACACCACTGGCACATCTCAAAGTTCAGAACTAAATAAGCTCCTTGCTACGAATGTCAGCCTATCTGCAATAAGTGACATGGAGAGAATACAGATACTTGCAATTTATGATCTTTTGGGTAAAATTACTGATCAGAGTCATGCATCTCCCTATAAAAGCCTTGATGAAGCAGGGCGGAG GTTCTGGGTTGATGTGCAGTTCCAACGCATGTATGCACTTAGGGGATCTGGGGATCCATCCAGTGCCGAAGCCTTCCATGTTGATTCTACTTCTATTGCATGGGCCTTACAATCTGAGTGTCAGGACGATCTACTCAATTCTGTTCTTCCTGCAGAGCCAACTTGGGCTGAGATGCGAAACCTTGGTGTAGGGTTATGGTACACCAATGTGTCACAGTTAAGGACCAAG ATGGAGAAGCTGGCAAGGTTGCAATATCTTAAAAGCAAGGACCCAAAGGACTGTTCTCTTCTCTATATAGCATTAAATAGAACAAAAGTGTTAGTTGGCCTATTCAAGATTAGCAGGGATGAAAAGGATAAACGTCTTTATGAGTTTCTCTCCAGGAACTTTCAG GAAGAAAAACACAAAGCCGCTGCTCTAAAAAATGCATATGTGCTAATGGGAAGGCATCAATGGGATCTTGCTATAGCATTTTTCCTCCTTGGAGGTGATACATCGTCAGCCATCAGTGTTTGTGCAAAGAACCTTCAAGATGAACAGCTTGCTCTTGTAATTTGCCGGCTTATTGAGGGATCTGGAGGGCCCTTGGAGCGTAACCTCATTTCTAATGTGCTGCTCCCTGAAGCTGTTGAGAAAGGAGACCACTGGCTTTCAAGCCTACTTGAA TGGATGTTAGGGAATTACTCTCAGTCTGTCAATGAATTACTTGATTGCCACCCCAAGTCATTGCTCGAAGAATCCAGCATTCCTGGTTATCAAAATGTCTTTGCAGACCCAGGAGTGGGTCAGTATTGTGCAATccttgcaacaaaaaatagtttcagAAACTGCGTTGGTGAAGCTCAATCTGCAAATTTATCTAAGCTTTCATTAGCAGTGGCTTCATGTGCCTTGTACAGATGTGGACTGCCT CTTGAAGCACTTGAATACCTATCTTGTAACTTGGGCCTAGAGGGCAAGGACAACACCTCAGTGGATAGTGGGGACAAGGAGATTTTGTATGGAATATTGAACCCTTTCCATGCTTCTTCCAACTGGATATCAGCAACTGTAGTCAGTGATGTTGAATCAAACCTGAAAATAACTATGGCTTCAAAATATCTATCACGGATGGTGAGAAACCATTCACTGTGTTCATATTGCAGCCTACCACTAACTAAAGATAAGGCGCTGAAAGAGTTCGACAGTAATCATGTTAATGATCTTTCTCGTGATGTGAAGGCAGCACTACatgtatttgataaaaaattctcACTCAATGTTGCTGACATAGCTGAGAAG ATACTTGCCTTTAGTTGCAacaacggtatattttttctcgCGTATATGTTGCTGTCAAGTAGTATATCACCAGATTCTGGAACTGATAGCCGTGGTCTTGGAGACTGTGCCTTCCAtccaattaattatatgtttatggTGTCAAGCAAGGAGAGCTGCAAGTTTCTTGCACGATATGTTGTCTCCTGCTGCTTCATGTGTTCCACTCTGAACATGGACTACACTAATAGTACTCCATGCACAACTAAAGAGGGAAAGTACATTATGGCAAGTTTATCACATTTTCTGAGTACGAGCAGGTTACTTCTGAAACATGACAATAGTAAAACTTTTGTGCTAGATTGCACATCAGCTATGCTTACAGTTATGGACCTCCTTGAATACAACATAgagttttccttttcttggtTATGTCTTGACTTAAAAGCATCGCTTACCATGATCAAACCAGTCATAGGTGCTTCTGTCAGCAGAGAGTCCTTTCAAGTATTATTAGATCAGTTGATGCAAGCTGTACGTGACAGAATTCATGGTGTATCAACTAACACAGATTTGAGCACAACCAATAGTTTGTTCTGTAatataaaacaagaaaaaagtgAGAACTCAACACTTCCCACTGATGAAAAGTGGCATTTGATAGGTATTTCTTTGTGGACTCGATTGTCATCTTTCATGAAACAGTTTTTGACAGAGTTCATTGAGAGAGTTGAACTTGAAACTAGTGCAAGTGATGTGGAATTTAAGGGTCTCATATCATCAGTTGCTGCAAAGTTTGTTATGGGCTCCCTGCATTTTGTGTCATCATCGTTAGTGAAATTGCATGCATCATTTTTCAGAGAGAAATTATTCAAGAAGCTAAATTCGAGTGTGCTTTTCTGGTTAGAAGATAAGTTGTCTCAGCCAAGGTCCAACAACAATAGCCATGATCAGTTCTCAAGTATTGTTCAGCTTGCTAGCAACGAGAACATTGAAGTCCTTTTTGATACTTTGTGGGAAATATCTGCTAATCCTGTGGATATTTGCACCACTTTTATGGATGAAGGAGTGAATTGCTTTTCTTTAAACAGCACAAGTCTAACACGGTCTTGGAAGGCTATGACAGGAGCTACATTAGATGAGTGTGAAAACAAACTTGCTCAAAGAAGTGGACAAGAAAACCGTGACAGTGTTAGATACAACAACAATGAGAAAGCACAGAGATCGATCAGCAATACCTCCTGTGGTGTGGAAGTCACTCTTGAATCTAAACCCTTGACTGCAGATTTTGAAAGACCCAGAGAACTTGTAAGGAGAAATGGTGAACTTGTTGAG GCAATATGTCTCAACTCTATCAATAAACAACAAGGTGCTATCGCTACCAATCGGAAG GGCCTTGTTTTCTTCAACTGGAATGACAAGCAACATAACAAAAAGTTAACTGAGTATATGTGGGCAGGATCGGATTGGCCCTTGGATGGGTGTGCTGGTTGCGAATCTACACCTACTTCAACTTCTGTTTCCCCTAGTGTTGGTCTTGGCAGAAGAAAAGGATCCCATCTTAGTTCAGGTGGACCAACTATTGGTTTGGGTTCATTGGCGAAACCTGCAAGGGACTTAACTGGTGGTGGAGCATTTGGAATTCCAGGCTATGCTGGTATTGGTGCCTCTGGGTTTGGGTGGGGAGAACCTGATGAATTCGAGGATTTCGTTGATCCTCCAGCAACACTTGAGAACATCCATTCAAgagcattgtcttgccaccCCTCTTTGCCATTGTTGCTAGTTGGATCAAGCAATACACATGTTTATTTATGGGAG TTTGGCAAAGACAGTGCCATGGCTACATATGGTGTTCTCCCTGCTGCTAATATTCCACCGCCTTATGCACTTGCTTCCATATCAGCTGTTCAATTTGATTATTATGGGCAGCGGTTTGCCACTGCTGCATTAGATGGTACAGTTTGTACATGGCAAGTTGAGGTTGGTGGAAGAAGCAATGTCCATCCTACTGAGTCATCCCTATGCTTTAACAACCATGCCTC GGATGTCGCATATGTGGCTGCAAGTGGATCAGTTCTTGCTGCAGCTGGATGCAGTTCAAATGGTGCAAATGTTGTTATTTGGGATACATTGGCGCCACCATCCACCTGTCAAACTTCTATTATGTGTCATGAAG GAGGAGTTCGTTCTCTTTCTGTATTTGATAGCAATATTGGCTGTGGATCTATCTCACCGCTGATTGTAACTGGTGGGAAAAGTGGAGATGTAGCTTTGCATGATCTTCGGTTCATCTCTACTGGGAAGACTAAGCATCACAGGAGTTCCAACAAACATGATGTTAAGGCATCTTCAACTTTGATGCATGACACTAAATCTGAAACTTCCAACAGTGGTAGCGACAGTGGGATGATGTGGCATATACCAAAGGCGCACTCAG GGAGTGTCAGCAGTGTATCAACCATCCCAAATACCAGCTTGTTCTTAACTGGAAGCAAAGATGGAGATGTGAAACTTTGGGATGCCAAAAATTCTCAGCTAGTCTTCCATTGGCAAAAGTTGCACGAGAGGCACACCTTTTTTCAACCGACTTCTAGGGGCTTTGGTGGCGTTGTTAGG GCTGCTGTAACAGACATCCAGGTCTTATCTAATGGTTTTGTCTCATGTGGTGGGGATGGTTCTGTGAAGCTTGTGcaggtaaaaaaatga
- the LOC102700294 gene encoding probable protein phosphatase 2C 5 isoform X2 — MALLSPRVPRLPLAGAAAGAGLRCGGGGGRAGSAAWWCHATAAGGVAAAGPPPPSSSSSEVDAIRWGSAKLQGAREEMEDEVVLRPGPLLDGFSFAAVLDGHAGFSAVQFLRDELYKECAAALDGGAVLSTKNLEAITASIQRAFATVDANLSNWLEQMDKEDESGATATAMFLRNDVLVVSHIGDSCLVISRGGRPQVVTNFHRPYGNKKTSLEEVKRIRAAGGWIVDGRICGEISVSRAFGDIRFKTRKNEMLVKGVKEGRWTEKFISRIKFKGDLIVSSPEVSLVELGPDVEFILLATDGLWDYIKTSEAVTLVRDQLRQHGDVQLACEALGQIALDRRSQDNVSIVIADLGRTNWKELPVQGPNLFLELTQAVATVGAVSLGIYISSLLALQ, encoded by the exons atggCGCTGCTGAGCCCGCGTGTGCCGCGgctgccgctcgccggcgccgccgcgggagcGGGGCtccggtgcggcggcggcggtggcagggCCGGgtcggcggcgtggtggtgccacgcgacggcggcgggcggcgtcgcggcggcgggcccgccgccgccgtcgtcgtcgtcgtcggaggtgGACGCCATCCGGTGGGGGAGCGCCAAGCTGCAGGGCGCACGGGAGGAGATGGAGGACGAGGTCGTTCTCCGCCCCGGCCCACTTCTCGACGGcttctccttcgccgccgtcctcgacgGCCACGCCGGCTTCTCCGCCGTCCAGTTCCTCAG GGACGAGCTGTACAAGGaatgcgcggcggcgctggacggcggcgccgtgctGAGCACCAAGAACCTCGAGGCCATCACCGCCTCGATCCAGCGCGCCTTCGCCACTGTCGACGCCAACCTCTCCAACTG GCTTGAGCAGATGGACAAGGAAGACGAGTCCGGCGCGACGGCCACCGCCATGTTCCTCAGGAACGATGTACTTGTTGTCTCTCACATTGGCGACTCCTGCTTG GTCATATCACGTGGTGGAAGGCCTCAAGTGGTGACCAACTTCCATCGACCGTACGGGAACAAGAAAACGTCTCTTGAAGAGGTCAAGCGGATCAGAGCAGCAGGTGGATGG ATTGTTGATGGACGCATATGTGGAGAAATTTCTGTATCTCGTGCTTTTGGAGACATTAGATTTAAGACACGGAAGAATGA GATGTTGGTCAAAGGAGTTAAAGAAGGAAGATGGACTGAAAAGTTTATCTCACG aataaaatttaaaggggATTTAATAGTCTCTTCACCTGAAGTATCTCTGGTGGAACTTGGACCAGATGTGGAATTTATTTTGCTGGCAACCGATGGTCTTTGGGATTACATTAAAAC CTCCGAAGCAGTAACATTAGTTAGAGATCAACTACGTCAACATGGAGATGTCCAG TTGGCTTGTGAGGCACTTGGTCAGATAGCTCTG GATCGTCGGTCACAAGACAACGTTAGTATAGTCATAGCTGACTTGGG GAGGACAAATTGGAAGGAGTTGCCTGTTCAAGGGCCAAATTTATTCTTGGAGTTAACTCAAGCAGTTGCAACTGTTGGGGCTGTCTCATTAGGGATTTATATTTCATCGCTGCTTGCGTTACAGTAG
- the LOC102700294 gene encoding probable protein phosphatase 2C 5 isoform X1: MALLSPRVPRLPLAGAAAGAGLRCGGGGGRAGSAAWWCHATAAGGVAAAGPPPPSSSSSEVDAIRWGSAKLQGAREEMEDEVVLRPGPLLDGFSFAAVLDGHAGFSAVQFLRDELYKECAAALDGGAVLSTKNLEAITASIQRAFATVDANLSNWLEQMDKEDESGATATAMFLRNDVLVVSHIGDSCLQVISRGGRPQVVTNFHRPYGNKKTSLEEVKRIRAAGGWIVDGRICGEISVSRAFGDIRFKTRKNEMLVKGVKEGRWTEKFISRIKFKGDLIVSSPEVSLVELGPDVEFILLATDGLWDYIKTSEAVTLVRDQLRQHGDVQLACEALGQIALDRRSQDNVSIVIADLGRTNWKELPVQGPNLFLELTQAVATVGAVSLGIYISSLLALQ, from the exons atggCGCTGCTGAGCCCGCGTGTGCCGCGgctgccgctcgccggcgccgccgcgggagcGGGGCtccggtgcggcggcggcggtggcagggCCGGgtcggcggcgtggtggtgccacgcgacggcggcgggcggcgtcgcggcggcgggcccgccgccgccgtcgtcgtcgtcgtcggaggtgGACGCCATCCGGTGGGGGAGCGCCAAGCTGCAGGGCGCACGGGAGGAGATGGAGGACGAGGTCGTTCTCCGCCCCGGCCCACTTCTCGACGGcttctccttcgccgccgtcctcgacgGCCACGCCGGCTTCTCCGCCGTCCAGTTCCTCAG GGACGAGCTGTACAAGGaatgcgcggcggcgctggacggcggcgccgtgctGAGCACCAAGAACCTCGAGGCCATCACCGCCTCGATCCAGCGCGCCTTCGCCACTGTCGACGCCAACCTCTCCAACTG GCTTGAGCAGATGGACAAGGAAGACGAGTCCGGCGCGACGGCCACCGCCATGTTCCTCAGGAACGATGTACTTGTTGTCTCTCACATTGGCGACTCCTGCTTG CAGGTCATATCACGTGGTGGAAGGCCTCAAGTGGTGACCAACTTCCATCGACCGTACGGGAACAAGAAAACGTCTCTTGAAGAGGTCAAGCGGATCAGAGCAGCAGGTGGATGG ATTGTTGATGGACGCATATGTGGAGAAATTTCTGTATCTCGTGCTTTTGGAGACATTAGATTTAAGACACGGAAGAATGA GATGTTGGTCAAAGGAGTTAAAGAAGGAAGATGGACTGAAAAGTTTATCTCACG aataaaatttaaaggggATTTAATAGTCTCTTCACCTGAAGTATCTCTGGTGGAACTTGGACCAGATGTGGAATTTATTTTGCTGGCAACCGATGGTCTTTGGGATTACATTAAAAC CTCCGAAGCAGTAACATTAGTTAGAGATCAACTACGTCAACATGGAGATGTCCAG TTGGCTTGTGAGGCACTTGGTCAGATAGCTCTG GATCGTCGGTCACAAGACAACGTTAGTATAGTCATAGCTGACTTGGG GAGGACAAATTGGAAGGAGTTGCCTGTTCAAGGGCCAAATTTATTCTTGGAGTTAACTCAAGCAGTTGCAACTGTTGGGGCTGTCTCATTAGGGATTTATATTTCATCGCTGCTTGCGTTACAGTAG